The DNA segment ATACAGCGGGGTCAGGTTATCAAACGGGATTCTGGTCTGGGCAACACTCGGGGGATCAAAGTTTACGCTTTCAACCCGCAGCATGGCAAAGAAACGCTCGCTGTCCTTGGGGGGGCGTATCTGCCCGTATACCGTGTCACCGGTCTTGAGGTTGAACAGTCTGATCTGGGATGGACTGACGTAGATATCGTCCTGTCCGGAAAGATAGGAATTCTGCGGAGAACGCAGGAATCCGTATCCGTCGGGGAGGATCTCCAGGGAGCCGTAGGCATAAATAGTCCCGTTGCGATCGGTATGTGCCTTGAGGATGGCAAACACCACCTCTTGTTTTTTCATGGCCATGAAGTTTTCCTGCGACAAGCCCAGCTTGACCGCAAAGTCACGTAGCTCCTTCATGCTCATGTTGATCAGATCGTTGATACTCAACGACCGATCCTTGCTGCCGTTCTCTTCTATGTACTTGCCGCCGTAGTTCTTCTGATAATTGCCGTTGCCGGACTTGTTGCTGCGATTTTTTTTATTGCCCCGATTGTTCTTTGCAGAGCCGCCGGAATCCCGGCTGCTGTCACCGCCGGAGACATTGCCCCGAGCGCTGCCGCGCGTGCCGGCATCGCGGCTGCTGTCGTCGTCGGCAGAAGTCCTGGCGGCGTCATCACTGCGAGACCCGCCATCGTTGTCCTTTTTCAGCTCCACCCGAATCTTCTTTTTCCGAACCTTCTTCGGGGCAGCATCATCGGTGTCGGTCTTCTGGGCCTCATCGGCTGATTCCTGCGGTTGCTCGGCTGCCCCCGCGGGTTCAGCCTGGCTCTTGTCTTCCGGCGATTCTGTCTCGCTTCCAGAGCTGTTCTGCTCTGCCGCCAGATCAAGTTCCGCCTGATATTCTTCTGACGAAGAGGAACGTGCATCGCCCTCGCTCCGTTGTCTTCGAATAACTGCCATTCACATCTCCATTGTCTTCATCTTTTTGCTGTTCTCGATCGCTGGCCGTGCTGCCATCAGAATCGTAGTGGAAGTGCATTCGGAAAGTTCAGTCTGCAGATTCATTACGATAGCCGCTCCCGGTGTCTTTGTCAATTGATACCACCAGCTGTTCTAAAATCCGGATAGCCTGTTCGGCTGCCTGATGCTGTATATCTTCGCGGGTGCCGGAAAAGGTATGCCGCCGGATCAGCTCCCTCCCGTCCCGCATTGCCGCGCCGATCCAGACCAGACCGACCGGTTTTTCTGCACTGCCCCCACCCGGGCCGGCTATACCGCTGATCGCGGCAACAAGCTCAACCGGGGCCCGCTGCAATGCACCCTCCAGCAAGGCACGAACCGTTTCCCGGCTTACCGCTCCATGTCGCTGCAGGGTCTCGCCCGATATACCCAGCATCTGCTGCTTGGCCTGATCATCGTACACAACCCAGCCGCCCCACAAGACACGCGAACAGCCAGGCACCCTGGACAGATAATGTGCTGCCAGACCCGCGGTACAGGATTCCGCCAGTGCCAGCCTTATACAACGCTGTTCCAGCAGTTCCAGCAATCGGGCAGCAGCTTCCACTATGACTTGCTGAATCCTCGTACGGATTCCTTCAGCTGGCCAACCGGCGCCGAAAAGACATCGACCGCATCACTGTTCTTGACCATCTGACATTTACCTTCGAATGATACCCCGTCCTCTATACGGACAGCGGCAGTCTTTACATTACCGTATATCCGCGCGGATGGCAGCATCTCCACACGCTGACTGGCCTCGATATTGCCACGAACCATACCGCCAACTATAACGCTCTCGGCGCGCACATTCGCCTCTACCTCGGCACCATCCTCGATATACAGATATCCTTTGGATTCAATCTCGCCCTCAAACCGCCCGCTCAGTTGTACCGACTCCGCAAAACGGAGGGTACCCTTCATGCGTACGGTCTTGCCGATTCGGGTTACAGTTTTCGGTAGTGTTCGCTCGTCGTATGACATCTCGGCTCCTTGGCGGGCAGCGTTCTGCACATTGCGTGTATATTATTTGGTTTGCATGACAAACACGCCATCCCAGTCTTCTGGCGGCGGATTGTCCAGGTAATGCTGGCATCTGTCGAGGTACACCCTGGAGGGACCATCGTCCGGATCCAGTTCAAGCGCCTGTGCGAACAGTTGCCTGGCCTCACCAAACTCCATAAGCTTATACATATTTCGTCCGGCCGTAAAGTATTCCAGTACCTTGCGCTTGGTATCGGAGACCATCAATCCTCCCCGGCGAGCTCCCGCTCGGTTCGTGCCAGACTGGATACATGCTCCTGGTACTTCTGCTCCAGAACCTCGAGGGTAACCTCGTTGGCCTTCATGCGACTGTCTTCGCCGGCCAGTTCATCAATCTCTTCATGCAGTGCATCCAGCGCAGCCATGGTATTATGCACCTCCTGCGTCAGCCTGGTACAGAACCGGCCAACTGCTTCCGGATCATCAACATTCAACTGTTCGGCGGTTTCCCGCAATCCCTGCAGGGGTTCGCGCAAATGGTTGGTAAAATAGACCAGAGAATTGTTCAGTGATTCTATCAGCACCAGTCGCCGCTCGCGCTGAATCAACTGTCGTGCGAGATCCCGCTGACGCAATACCGCCTTTATACGGGCGAAAACCTCGGAAAAGTTGAAGGGTTTGGTGATATAGTCCTCTATACCGAGCTCAAAACCCTCTATCTTGTCCTGCACATCCTGCATCGCCGAAAACATCATGATCGGGATATCCCGATAATCGGCCCACTCGGGATCGGTTTTCAGCAGCCGGGTGACCTCCCAGCCATTCATGCGCGGCATGATATTATCCAGAATGATAAGATCCGGGGTTTCCTCACGCACCTGGGCAAGGGCATCCTCACCGTTCTCGGCGGTTGTCACACGAAACCCAAGCTTGCTCAGCATAACATCAAAGAAGTCAAGATTGATTTTTTCGTCATCAACAATCAGGATCCGCTCTTTATTCTTCATACCAGTTCCTTATTTATTCTGCACGGCTTTCCGGCGATCTGTCAATTGACGAAAACCGCGATAGAAAGCTGTGCCAAGCATCACCGCTGCCGCAATACTGCACAGGTACGCAAACCAGTCTCCATAACCAGTATACAGGGTATCCGACTCGGTGTATACCGGAACATCCACGATCAGATGCCCCTCGACAAATGCCGGCAGCATATCCACAATCTGCCCGTTCGGGTCAATCAGGGTTGTCATACCGCCGTTGGTTGACCGCACCATGCTGCGACGGGTTTCTGCGGCACGAAAAACCGCCATCCCCATATGCTGCATTGCCGATGCAACCGAATCAGCCCAGGAATCGTTAGTCAGATTGACCAGCACCTCTGCGCCTTCCCTGACGAAATGCCGGTTCAGATACCCGAAGGTATCCTCGAAGCAGATCGGGGTAGAAAAGCGGATTCCAGCCGCCTCGAACACCGTGAGATCCTCGCCCTGCTCCCAGAAGGTTGTATCGTTTTCCACCAGCAGCCGATAGAGCCAGGGAAATGCCCGTTGATAGGGAAAGTGTTCGGTAAACGGCACCAGATGGGTCTTGCGATATGTCTGGACTATCTCTCGCCCCTGCATCAGCAGGACCGCATTGTAATCAAAGGCCTCAAGATCACCCTGGGCTGAACGACGCAGCTGGCGATCTCCGTTACCCAGCACATACGGCACCGGCTGATCTTCCAGAAAGTCCAGCAGTCGCTCCACCAGCTCCCAGCTTTCCAGCTGGGTGCGTGTGCGGCGGTGAAAATCGATACTCGGCACAAACGAAGTCTCGGACCAGACCACCAGCTCGATATCGGGATCGCTCTCCAGGGCCGCGCGGCTTTCGCGCATCAGCACATCCAGGCTGCGCCGATACGCGCGTGTACCGCCCTGCCAGGGGTCGATATTCTGTTGAACCAATGCCATACGAACCGTCGGGGTGTCCTGCAGATCAACCCGGAGTCCCGCTCCGGCTATTGCCACTGCCGCCATGAGGATCAGGTACCCGCCAGCAGCCCCGCGATACCGGCGGAATTCGGCATACAAACCGGCACGCGAGGGATTCCCGGTCCACCCGGTTATGATCCAGGCAACAAGAACCGATGGAAACAGCACCAGGGCGGACACACCCCACACCCCGGTTACGGAGCTGATACGCACCAGCCAGGGAAGCTGATACTGACTGTAGCCAATTATGCCGTAGCTGTACCCGAGAAATCCAAGCGTCCGGAAATACTCGTACGCCATCCAGAACACCAGCTGCACCAGAAAGCCCCAGCGAGGAAACCAGTGGCGAGCCAGCTGCAGGGCAGGAACCAGGGCCAGAAAGTAGCCGGCATAGATAACCGGTACAATAAAGATAGCCAGGGGATGGAAGTTTGCCAGCCAGTAGTTCAGCAGGGCATACGACAGGAAGCCGAAAAACGCCCCCCAGATCGGCCCGGACCACCAGCTGATGCGATTTACTGCAATAAAAAAAGGAATCAGGGCAATATAGGCCAGCGGATACAGCCCGCCATGATGCAGATAGGAAGGAAATGCGAGTGCAAACAGAGCAGCCGACAGACTGAACAGGCTCAAATGCAGGGAAAACCGCCGCAGCATACTCAGCTTCGCAGATCCCAGGCAGCCTGTTTCAGTTCTTTCCCGGGGCGGAACACAACCACCCCGTGATTCTCGACTGATACCAGCTCACCCGTACGCGGGTTTCGGGCACGGTCACGACCCTTGCGGGTTCGTATCTCGAAGGTGCCGAACCCCCGGAACTCGACAACACGGTCTTCCAGCAGAGCCCCCTTCACCTCGTGAAAAAAGGCATCGACGATGCTCTGCACCTCTCGACGATGCATACCTTCCTGTTCGGCAATGGTTTCGACGATTTCGGCTTTGGTGAGTTTTGAGGGGGCCATGACAATCTCCGGCAACGGACTATGCCGACTGCAGACCCTTCAGCTTTTTCGCCATGCGTGATTTTTTGCGGGCAACACTGTTTGCATGGTAGACATTCTTGCCGGCAGCAGTGTCCATGAGTTTCTGCGCCTGAACGAAGCTCTCCTGCGCCTTGGCTGCATCGCCTTCGGCAACAGCAGCGTCGAATCGTTTGATGGCGGTGCGAACGGTACCGCGAATGCCGCGATTATGAACCCTGCGCTTGACTGATTGTCTGTGCCGTTTTGCGGCGGAAGCTATATTAGCCAATGTAAATCCTCCGATAAAGTCTTGGTGTCTGCGAAAGCTACCCCATTACTCCTGTTCTGTCAATGGTTTACCCGGGAAAGGAATTTCAGTACTCTTTCCTCATGGGTATACTCCTGTTCTACGCTGTTCTGCTGTTACTACTGATTGTCCGGGAAATGGAACTCTCTGTCAGATTTGCATTTTTCCGCCGCGCTACACTGCGACGCAGTGAACGCCTTATCGCTACCGGAGCGGGATTTCTGCTGCGCCTGGTGCGACCCACTGCCGGGATCCATCGAACGGATCGGGATCTCACCACAGCCCAGGAGCTCCGCGTAGAATGAAGGCCTATCTCACACTGCTGCCGTACTTCCGGCAGTACCTTCGCTGGTACCTTGTTGGCAGCGTTGCCCTGCTGGTCGCCTCGGGCAGCCAACTGCTCATTCCGCTGTTTATCCGGGATGCCGTAGATATCATCGCCTTTGGGGATTTCACCCTGCAGCAGCTCCTGAGGCCCTTGCTTTTCATGATGCTGGCCGCGACAGCAATCGTGATCGGGCGCCTGGGATGGCGCTTCTGCATCCACGGCGCCTCGCGCCGGATCGAGGGACAGCTGCGCAGCCGATTGTTCTCGCATCTGCTCAGGCTTTCCCCAGCCTACTACAACCGCACCTCGATCGGTGACCTGATGGCCAGGGCCACCAACGATATGAATGCGATACGGATGGCATCCGGGATGGCACTGGTAGCAGCGGTTGACGGTGTGTTTATGACCATTGCCATCCTGGCGATACTGTTTGCCCAGGCACCCCAACTGGCAGCCTACACTATTATCCCCTTTCCCCTGATCACCCTGTTCATCCTGTCATTAGGCAAGATTGTCGGAAAGCTGTTCCGCGGGGTTCAGGACAGCTTCAGTCAGGTCAGCACCCAGGCGCAGGAGGTATTGTCCGGGATCTCGGTGGTGAAAAGCTACGCCAAACAGGACAGATTCATTCAGCGCTTTGCAGATGCCAACTGGGACTACCAGCAGCGTAATATGCGGCTGGTTCGCATCTGGGGCCTGTTCATGCCGATTATCACCTTCCTGTCCGGAACTACAACCCTGCTGCTGCTGCGATTCGGGGGTGAGCAGGTTATCATCGGCAGTATCTCTCCAGGCACATTTGTGGCAACCTTGAGCTATCTGCAGCTGCTGGTCTGGCCGATGATGGGCGCCGGGTGGCTGGTAAACCTGATCCAGCGCGGGGCGGCATCCCTGCAGCGCATCAACGAGGTGCTGGACACCGAGCCGGAAATTTGCCAACCCGACAATCCCCGGCCCCTGGATACCATAGAACAGATCGAGATACGCAACCTGAACTTTCACTACAGCCCACAGGAGCCGCCAGTACTCCAGGATATATCACTGACCATCCCCCACGGGAAAACCATTGGCCTGCTCGGCCGTACCGGCAGCGGAAAATCCAGTCTGATACAGCTGCTGTGCCGCCTCTACAATCCACCACCCGGCACCGTGCTGATCAACGGCAGCGATATTCTGCAGCTTGACCTGCAGCAGCTCCGCGCCAGGATCGGGGTGGTCTCCCAGAACTCGTTTCTGTTCTCGGCTACACTCCGCGACAACATCGCATTCGGGGTACCCGGGGCTCCCCATCCGCTGCTGGAGAGGGTTGCTGGCGTGGCCACCATCGACCGTGATATGCAGGATTTCCCACGCGGCTGGGAAACCCCGATCGGCGAGCGGGGCATCACCCTGTCCGGCGGACAAAAGCAGCGCACCACCATTGCCCGTGCCCTGGCAGTTCAGCCCGACGTCCTGATTTTCGATGATGCCCTGTCAGCGGTAGACACCGAAACCGAGGAGAACATCCTGGAGCGGCTGTTCGCTGAACGCCGCGGGCGGACCAATATCATCATCAGCCATCGGGTATCCACCCTGTCGCACACCGACTATATATACGTGCTGGATCACGGGCGCATCCTGCAGCACGGCACCCACCGCAGCCTGAGCCGCAGCGCAGGCTTGTATCGCGATATTGTACTGATGCAACAGCTTGACCGTGCCCACGAAGACCACCCGCACCACGAGGATCAACAGTGATGGAACAGGAAAAGATACTGACCGGCTACAACCACACCGTGATGAAGCGCCTGCTGGCGTACGCCTGGCCTCACCGCCTGGTGCTGGGGATAGCATTGCTGGCTCTGGTTGCCGGCGCCGTCGGTCAGCTGGCGCTGCCAATTATTATTCAACGTGCGGTTGACCGCCACATGGTGCGCAGCTACCTCGAGATCCATTCAGCAGGAATTCCCCGCCTTGACGCCGATCCAGGTAAGGCTGCCCGAAGACTGCTGGACATGGCTACCCCGGTGGGCGACACCGCCTTTGTCTCGCGGGAAGACCTGCAGCAAATTCCCGGTGCGCAACGGCAGCAGCTGACCGAAACCGGGGTACTGGGCACCCGTGAATTCCAGGTATTCGACCGAACCCGGTTTGACCATAGCATCCTGCCCTCACCCCCCTACGCACTGGATGACGAATTCTTTGCCTACCCCGGCTCGGAACTGGATGACCTGAGCCCGGAAATGGCGCGGCAGCTGCGGCGCAGTGACATCCAGGCGCTGCACGGCACCAGCCTGCTCTTTCTGGGAATATTGCTGCTGGTTCTCGCTGCCGGGTTTACCCAGGTGTACCTCATGACCTATGCAGGGCAGAGCATCATGCGCCAACTGCGACTGCACCTGTTCTCGCACACCATCCGGCAAAGCATGAGCCACCTGAACACACAGCCAATCGGCCGGATGGTAAACCGTCTTACGAATGATGTAGAGACCATCAACGAGCTGTTCACCAGTGTCCTTATAACCATTGTGCGTGACATTGTAATGATGAGCGGGGTTGTTGCCGCCTTGCTGCTGGTTGATCTCCGCCTGGGAACCATTACGATCCTCACCCTGCTGCCGGTGTTTGTTATTACCGCCATATTTCGCCGATTATCACGCCGCGCCTTCCGACGGGTCCGCCACTGGGTGTCTCAGGTCAACACCTTTCTGTCGGAGCATCTGGGCGGCATGTCCATTGTACAGATGTTTGCACGTGAAGACCGCACCCGGGATGAGTTTGCATCGATAAACAACACCCTGGTATCCGCCAGCCTGGCCGAGATGCGGGTCTTTGCTATCTTCCGCCCCCTGATCGACCTGCTGTCATCGACCTCGACCGCCGTTATGATTTACTTCGGTGCCGGGCTGTTTCTGCAGAATGCCGTATCACTGGGGGTGCTGATTGCATTTGTGAACCTGATACGCGAGTTTTACCGACCGGTAATGGAGCTGTCAGAGCAGTTCACCATCCTGCAATCGGCGATTGCCGGCGGGGAACGCGTATTCGAAATGATCGATACCCGCCAGGAAATACCGGACACCGGTACCACCGAGCTGCCACACCCAGCCGGAGAGATTGCCTTCGAGCAGGTCTGGTTCAGTTACCATCCGGGCGAACCGGTGATTCGCGACCTCAGCTTCCGGATCGAACCTGGCATGACCGCCGCCATTGTCGGGTATACCGGAGCCGGCAAGACAACAATTGCCAAACTGCTGACCAGGCTGTACGACATAGACACCGGCAGGATTACCCTGGACGGCTGCGACCTTCGTGATCTGCCGTTGCAGCAGCTGCGGCGGCTGGTGCAGCCCATCCAGCAGGATGTATTCCTGTTTCACGACACCATCGCCGAGAATATCTCGCTGGGCTCGTCCGCCAACGGGATCAGCATTGAGCAGGCGGCCCAGCTGGTGCAGGCCGACAGATTTATCGATGCCCTGCCGCACGGCTACCAGACCATCCTGCAGGAGGGGGGAGCGAATCTGTCCACCGGGCAGCGACAGCTGCTGTCGTTTGCACGGGCGATCTACCACAACCCGCGGGTTATCATACTTGACGAGGCTACGGCCAACATCGATACCGAGACCGAACGCAGCATCCAGCAGGCCATGCAAACTGTCCTGCAGGGCCGTACCAGCCTGGTTATCGCGCACCGCCTGTCCACCATCCAGGCAGCCGATGTGATCATTGTATTGAGTCACGGCGAGATTGCGGAAATAGGCACTCACCAGGAACTGCTGTCACAGCGCGGGATGTATCACTCGCTGTACCGGCTGCAGTACCAGGAGGAGCACCTGGATTATTCCGGCTGAAGGCGCATGACTGCCGGCTCTGCAGTCCGGCAGCAGTTCGGACAACTGCAATCCTCCACCCACCAGCGTCGGGAATCCTGATCGTAGCGCAGGGCACACCCCGGCAGATACCGGCGACCGCCAACCTGCCCGATCACCGTAACCCTGTTTGCAAGAATGTTTACATCGCTCACGGTACAGCGTTCCCCGTCGCAGGTGAGCTTGACACCAGGCTGCGGGAATCGCTTGCTTTCCTCGGCATAGGCCTCGTACTCAAAGTTCAGACAACACAGCAAACGCCCACAGGCCCCGGATATCTTTGAGGATGATACCGGTATTCCCTGGGTTTTGGCCATTTTGATAGACACCGGCTTCATGCGATCATTCACCGAGTTGCAGCAGAACGGGCGACCGCATATCCCCAGACCGCCCAGAAACCGGGATTCGTCACGAACCCCCACCTGGCGCAGTTCTATACGCGTCTTGAAATGCGGGATAAGGTCGGATATCAAACCGCGAAAATCGACCCGATTCTCGGCGGTAAAATAGAATAACAGCCGGGGGTCAAGCAGGACATAGTGAGCAGCGACCAGGTTCATCCCCAGCCGGTGCTGCTGTACCAGTTCCCGACAGATCTGCAGCGCTTCACGCTCCCTGGGCTTGTTTGCCTCGCGCCTGGCGAAGTCGGCCTCCTCTGCCGGACGATGATAGTCCCAGTCCGGCAGCTGGTCGAGCTCATGCCGATCTGTTGGGGTGCCGGTTATCCGCGCCAGATCCCGTCCGAAGGGGGTGCCGGCAATACAGTGATCGCCAGGACTGAATACCCGGTCGGTCGTGTTAACCCTGACCGCCCCGCTCTCCTGCGAATGCAGCAGCTTGACTGCATAAATAGTGCTCTCGGCACTCATAGTATCCTCTCCATCCCCGGTTCCACCGCCTCTCGGCACCCGCATTGCACCTACAACATCAGTGCAGCATATCGATCAGCAGGCCCTGTATCTCCTCAACCTGAGCCATAAGCTGCAACTGTTCACGCTGGGTAGCCGCTACACCGTCCAGCAGCTGGGCGAGCTTGGCATCCACTACCCGCAACAGCGAAAAGCTTTTTCGCTTGAGAATATGGGACCCCGAGGAGTGCTCCTCCACAATAATGCCGTCGCGCACGACCTTTTCCACCAGGGCTCGCACCAGCTCACGGTACACGGAGCTGTTCTCCTGGCCCGGGAACTGCTTCAGTCTTTCTCCAGCAGCCTGAATCTCCTGAAACAGCTCCTCGGCTTCCTGCTGCTGCAGCGGCCCGGCAGCTGCTGCAGTCTCGGCAGACTGCCCATCCTCCAGGAGCTTGCCAAATACACCCGCGGGGCGCTTGGACCGCTTTTTCTTGTCGCTGCGTGCAGGCTGCTGCGAAAGCGGGAAGAATGACCCAGGCTGGATATCGATACGTTCCATCGCGCTATCTGACCTGGGACTTCAGATCTTCCAGCGTCTCCTCGGCGGGAGCCTCATCACCACCGCGCAGCCAGCCAAACAACCCCCGTTTTTTCCGATACTGCTCCGGGGTTATGCGCATCTCCATCGGCACTCCGCTGATCTGCATCAATCCGTCAATCAGCACACCCTCCTCGGCCACCAGGCGAGGCGCATAGATATCGCCGATTACCACGGCACTCGATAAAAGGATAACCTTTTGCGAAGCCTCTATCACCCCGCGAACCGCGCCGCCGATTACTACGGTGGCGGCCTGCACCTCACACTCGGCCCGACCGTTCATGCCGATCAGAATCTTTCCGGTTGTCTTTATACTGCCGGCATAATCACCGTCGATTCGCAACAGTCCTCGCGTGTTGATATCACCACGGAAGAACGATCCCGTACCTACCAGCGAGTTAATTACCAGCTCGTCTGTTTCATGTCCCATTATACATCCTATGTACCAGATCGGCGGGGTCCTGTCCACCGACCGGCAGAATCTGCCGACAGAATAAAATCAGCCGGGTCAAGCATATCCGAACCCAGCATAATCTCGAATCCAAGCTGGGGTGCGGTTACATACCCGGTATCCCCTACCTCACCGATTGCCTGCCCCTGCGAGACCCGTTCACCCTCAGATACAAAAACCCCGTTCAGGTGAGCATACTGCGTTGAAATACCGTAGCGATGCTCGATACGAACATACCAGCCGCGTTCAGCAGGATCAAACCGCACCGCCGCAACGGTTCCATTTGCTGCCGAAATCACGGGATTCCCGAAGCCGGGCACCGCGATCTTTACCCCGCGATTAATATGCCATACATCAAACACCGGATGAAACCCGGGGCCGAATCCGCTTACCACCGTCCCCTTGCCGTGCTGAATCGGCCAGAGATGCGGGATATCCTCGAGCAGATCCTGTTGATCCTGGACTGCCGCATAGATTCGCTGCATCGGCTCCAGCGAGGACTCGAGGCTGCTGCGCATCTGCTGCAGATTATACAGCTCACGAAAGTCGCCATCCTGCACCTCCTGCAGCCCGAAAAGGTCGCCAAGATCGCCGTCGGCAGGACGTCCGGATCCGGTATCGGCGCTCTCCAGACCGAACCTGGTCAGTGCCTGACTCATTGCCGCATCGAATTCGCGCGTCTGCTGCTGCAGCCGTCCGATCTCGCCGATTACCCGCTCCAGTTCCGCCTCGGCTTGCTGGTCGGCCTGTCGCTGCTGCACCTGCAGGGTGTCACTGGCGGTATACTCAGCGGCCAGCACGATAAACGAGACAACCACCAGGGCTGCCACCACCATCACCAGCAACACGGCATAGATATTTATCTTGATATGGAATGATTTTTTATGAGAGTGCGGCACCACCATCACCGTGAAGGTGCGCTGCGGCGAGGCGAACACCGACCGGATAAAGCCGAATATGCCCCGTTTACCGGGTTTTTTCTCCCTGGAATCCTGATTCACTGAACTGCTCCCACGACGCTTGGATCGCATCAAAAAATTAGCATGCACTCATGGTTCTGTCAAACAAGCCGGGGATTCCAGTCCCAAAGCTTGACGGAAGTCATTCCGGGTGCTATCCTGTGCTTTGAGACTCACGGTTATCGCAACCGGCGGTCATCGTATTAATCACACATAACGGAAAAAGCCATGAGAATGTTTGATACTCACGCACACGTTGGGTTGATCCATGACGACCCAATCGAACAGCTTATTGTAGTACAGGAAGCACGGCAGGACAACATCGACGGTATCCTCAGCATTTGCAACAACCTTAGAGATTTTTTTGTTGTGTACGAAAATCTAAAGACAGCACCAAATGTATATTTTGCCGTAGGCGTCTCCCCCTCAGAGGTAACCAACCCCGGTCGCGACTGGGAAGAACAGATCGAACAGGGGGCAGCCATGCCACGGGTTGTGGCAATCGGCGAAACCGGTCTGGATTACTTCCGCAAGTTTGGCGACAAAAACTCCCAGATCGAGCTCTTTATTCGCCAGCTGGAGATTGCCGATCGCCTGCGCCTCCCGGTCATTATCCATAACCGGGAGGCTGGCGGCGACACCCTGGAGATTCTGCGCGAAAAACTGCCGAGTAAGGGTGGCGTCCTTCACTGCTATTCCGAGGATTGGGCGTTTGCCCAGCAAGCTCTCGAGCTGAACCTGTACATCTCGTTCGCCGGCAACGTAACCTATCGCAATGCCCGCACGCTGCATGAAACTGCCCTGAATATGCCGCTGGATCGCATGCTGGTGGAGTCCGAGAGCCCCTTTATGGTGCCGGCTCAGCATCGCGGCAAACGCAACAAACCCAGCTACATGGGCGAAACAGTTCGCTTCCTCGCCGAACTGCGGGAGATGCCGGAGGATGAAATGGCAGATATCCTGTTCCAGAATGCCTGCCGGCTGTTCAATATCGAGCCCTGATACCCGCAGGCCCTGATCACAGTTGACCCTTTACCCGCTGAGTGATATACACATGGCGTG comes from the Spirochaeta africana DSM 8902 genome and includes:
- a CDS encoding tetratricopeptide repeat protein, coding for MVSDTKRKVLEYFTAGRNMYKLMEFGEARQLFAQALELDPDDGPSRVYLDRCQHYLDNPPPEDWDGVFVMQTK
- a CDS encoding CinA family protein — translated: MEAAARLLELLEQRCIRLALAESCTAGLAAHYLSRVPGCSRVLWGGWVVYDDQAKQQMLGISGETLQRHGAVSRETVRALLEGALQRAPVELVAAISGIAGPGGGSAEKPVGLVWIGAAMRDGRELIRRHTFSGTREDIQHQAAEQAIRILEQLVVSIDKDTGSGYRNESAD
- a CDS encoding bactofilin family protein, producing the protein MQNAARQGAEMSYDERTLPKTVTRIGKTVRMKGTLRFAESVQLSGRFEGEIESKGYLYIEDGAEVEANVRAESVIVGGMVRGNIEASQRVEMLPSARIYGNVKTAAVRIEDGVSFEGKCQMVKNSDAVDVFSAPVGQLKESVRGFSKS
- the lnt gene encoding apolipoprotein N-acyltransferase, which gives rise to MLRRFSLHLSLFSLSAALFALAFPSYLHHGGLYPLAYIALIPFFIAVNRISWWSGPIWGAFFGFLSYALLNYWLANFHPLAIFIVPVIYAGYFLALVPALQLARHWFPRWGFLVQLVFWMAYEYFRTLGFLGYSYGIIGYSQYQLPWLVRISSVTGVWGVSALVLFPSVLVAWIITGWTGNPSRAGLYAEFRRYRGAAGGYLILMAAVAIAGAGLRVDLQDTPTVRMALVQQNIDPWQGGTRAYRRSLDVLMRESRAALESDPDIELVVWSETSFVPSIDFHRRTRTQLESWELVERLLDFLEDQPVPYVLGNGDRQLRRSAQGDLEAFDYNAVLLMQGREIVQTYRKTHLVPFTEHFPYQRAFPWLYRLLVENDTTFWEQGEDLTVFEAAGIRFSTPICFEDTFGYLNRHFVREGAEVLVNLTNDSWADSVASAMQHMGMAVFRAAETRRSMVRSTNGGMTTLIDPNGQIVDMLPAFVEGHLIVDVPVYTESDTLYTGYGDWFAYLCSIAAAVMLGTAFYRGFRQLTDRRKAVQNK
- the rho gene encoding transcription termination factor Rho produces the protein MAVIRRQRSEGDARSSSSEEYQAELDLAAEQNSSGSETESPEDKSQAEPAGAAEQPQESADEAQKTDTDDAAPKKVRKKKIRVELKKDNDGGSRSDDAARTSADDDSSRDAGTRGSARGNVSGGDSSRDSGGSAKNNRGNKKNRSNKSGNGNYQKNYGGKYIEENGSKDRSLSINDLINMSMKELRDFAVKLGLSQENFMAMKKQEVVFAILKAHTDRNGTIYAYGSLEILPDGYGFLRSPQNSYLSGQDDIYVSPSQIRLFNLKTGDTVYGQIRPPKDSERFFAMLRVESVNFDPPSVAQTRIPFDNLTPLYPDQRLNMETPDGEASTRMINLFSPIGKGQRGLIVSPPRTGKTILLQRIANAITINNPEVYMIVLLIDERPEEVTDMQRNVDAEVIASTFDEQATRHVQVAEMVLEKARRLVEHGRDVVILLDSITRLARAYNQTVPTSGKILSGGVDSNALHKPKRFFGAARNIEGGGSLTIVATALVDTGSRMDEVIFEEFKGTGNMEVSLDRRLADRRLYPAINIKRSGTRREDLLLTDEELSKMWVLRKVINPMDDVEVLELLIDRMKKTKNNDAFLRSMNTSGSMD
- a CDS encoding response regulator transcription factor yields the protein MKNKERILIVDDEKINLDFFDVMLSKLGFRVTTAENGEDALAQVREETPDLIILDNIMPRMNGWEVTRLLKTDPEWADYRDIPIMMFSAMQDVQDKIEGFELGIEDYITKPFNFSEVFARIKAVLRQRDLARQLIQRERRLVLIESLNNSLVYFTNHLREPLQGLRETAEQLNVDDPEAVGRFCTRLTQEVHNTMAALDALHEEIDELAGEDSRMKANEVTLEVLEQKYQEHVSSLARTERELAGED
- the rpsT gene encoding 30S ribosomal protein S20, producing the protein MANIASAAKRHRQSVKRRVHNRGIRGTVRTAIKRFDAAVAEGDAAKAQESFVQAQKLMDTAAGKNVYHANSVARKKSRMAKKLKGLQSA
- a CDS encoding HU family DNA-binding protein codes for the protein MAPSKLTKAEIVETIAEQEGMHRREVQSIVDAFFHEVKGALLEDRVVEFRGFGTFEIRTRKGRDRARNPRTGELVSVENHGVVVFRPGKELKQAAWDLRS